From a single Dendropsophus ebraccatus isolate aDenEbr1 chromosome 8, aDenEbr1.pat, whole genome shotgun sequence genomic region:
- the AP5Z1 gene encoding AP-5 complex subunit zeta-1, whose protein sequence is MFSSAADSLLRQARELGDGELEKFCSRTRSQLLNADGESLDSLRRLHLILSASKGRRRLDPALVGQLQEAVCSPQASAQVQTLCAAILCQLCPSPLVTVSWGPTQQPWGPLFSILLAQASASDSVELGPRICRALEMRVPEGHSLRSLLPALLRVVGANAENLQEEHVNIVNKKLTDWLRYATIPQVGSPAPAGFFSSPRVKQPSLISEVDGTIATDFFTVLNHSPNYTEDQWMNIQGFSTLRQWLLHYGTYGNAGSEDKSEMEGSVVSMVSASSTSSRLLPPRERLREKGFEYCLRLIEQCNRKPQKKWDMELQKACLVEAVSLIDVLCKQDGAFLYRTLPLMKILYTRVCADPSLSSVLLPVAQFYLNHSEAAAVESEAVYRHLFTKVPSDMFHQPLFAFQFIKFCRTNGSLLAENVEAFRGSFPSIMKLLAWNAPSLITEFVALLPMLISPDSAIEMLHALLDLPCLTAAMEVQLLVSSAEKHSLDPSVLPSCSTEAYRHPFYSPLFQYLLRSEAWNGPPPEGLAKLHQILADRNNSPRVHQCSQIVPCLLQLYVRVISTLADGPLVNKVVLTFLERSGLLYESPSYQTSVQGVLSAQLPYLCRLYPSVIVELSRELLDFISTVGNIQSKEPLFAHVVWAMGEYLSVTYDKRCTVEQINRYFEVLEALLFEITQLRGSSSAPISSPRVITTLMTTLAKLASRSQDLIPRVSLYLSKMRSCVQSSAMISTYGEEDSEEILIRATELLNLLKVPSVAQFVLTPPSEVSKPSFHRDPSSSLPLAIRTSSYLLLTEKTLPG, encoded by the coding sequence ATGTTCAGCTCAGCAGCGGACAGTCTGCTCCGGCAGGCCCGGGAGCTCGGTGATGGGGAGCTGGAGAAGTTCTGCTCTCGTACCCGGAGTCAGCTGCTAAACGCGGACGGCGAGAGCTTAGACAGCCTACGGAGACTGCACCTTATCCTCTCTGCCAGTAAGGGGCGCCGCCGTTTGGATCCTGCCCTGGTGGGGCAACTACAAGAAGCTGTGTGCAGCCCGCAGGCCTCAGCTCAGGTGCAGACCCTGTGTGCTGCCATATTGTGCCAGCTGTGTCCCTCCCCACTGGTGACTGTTTCATGGGGCCCCACCCAGCAGCCATGGGGCCCCTTGTTTTCCATCCTCCTGGCCCAGGCCTCGGCCAGTGACTCGGTGGAGCTGGGGCCACGAATTTGCCGAGCTCTGGAGATGAGAGTCCCTGAGGGCCACAGCCTGAGATCGCTGCTTCCTGCACTGCTGAGGGTGGTTGGTGCCAATGCTGAGAACCTACAGGAAGAACACGTCAACATAGTCAACAAGAAGCTGACCGACTGGCTGCGCTACGCCACCATACCTCAGGTGGGCTCCCCTGCCCCCGCTGGCTTCTTCTCCAGCCCCCGAGTCAAGCAGCCCAGCCTAATCTCTGAGGTGGACGGCACCATCGCCACAGACTTCTTCACTGTGCTCAACCACAGCCCCAACTACACAGAGGACCAATGGATGAATATCCAGGGCTTCTCCACCCTGCGCCAGTGGCTCCTCCATTACGGGACGTATGGTAATGCTGGCTCTGAAGACAAGTCTGAGATGGAGGGTTCTGTGGTCTCCATGGTCTCTGCTTCTTCAACATCAAGTCGCCTCCTACCGCCCAGAGAACGCCTGAGGGAGAAGGGCTTTGAATATTGTCTGAGACTTATTGAGCAATGCAACCGCAAGCCCCAGAAGAAGTGGGATATGGAGCTGCAGAAGGCATGCCTGGTGGAGGCGGTTTCTCTGATAGACGTTCTGTGTAAGCAGGATGGTGCCTTCCTataccgcaccttgcctctcaTGAAAATTCTTTACACTCGCGTTTGTGCTGACCCATCTCTATCCTCTGTGCTCCTACCAGTTGCTCAGTTCTATCTCAACCACAGTGAAGCAGCTGCAGTGGAATCTGAGGCCGTGTACAGGCATCTCTTCACCAAGGTGCCTTCTGACATGTTTCACCAGCCTTTGTTTGCATTTCAGTTTATCAAGTTCTGCAGGACCAATGGTTCTTTACTGGCAGAGAATGTGGAGGCCTTCAGaggcagctttcccagtatcatgAAGCTTCTGGCCTGGAACGCCCCATCACTTATCACAGAATTTGTGGCTCTTCTTCCTATGCTTATCAGTCCTGATTCTGCTATTGAGATGCTTCATGCGTTATTGGATCTACCATGTCTTACAGCAGCAATGGAGGTCCAGCTTCTTGTGTCCTCAGCAGAGAAGCACAGCTTGGACCCTTCTGTGTTGCCTTCATGTTCTACAGAGGCCTATCGTCATCCCTTTTACAGCCCGCTGTTCCAGTATCTGTTACGCAGTGAGGCTTGGAATGGGCCTCCTCCAGAAGGATTAGCTAAACTTCATCAGATCCTTGCAGACAGGAATAATTCTCCCCGTGtccatcagtgttctcagattGTTCCGTGCCTCCTTCAGCTTTATGTCCGTGTCATCTCAACATTAGCCGATGGTCCTCTTGTGAACAAAGTTGTCCTAACGTTCCTGGAGCGCAGTGGCCTCTTGTATGAATCCCCTTCATACCAGACTTCTGTCCAGGGCGTTCTCAGTGCTCAGCTTCCTTACTTGTGTCGGCTATACCCCTCTGTCATTGTAGAACTCTCCCGCGAGTTGTTAGATTTTATAAGTACGGTTGGTAACATCCAGAGCAAGGAACCATTATTTGCACATGTGGTTTGGGCTATGGGAGAATATTTGTCGGTGACCTATGACAAAAGATGCACTGTAGAACAAATCAATAGGTACTTTGAGGTTTTAGAAGCATTACTGTTTGAGATCACACAGCTCCGTGGATCCTCCAGTGCTCCCATCTCCTCTCCTCGTGTTATAACAACTCTTATGACTACACTTGCCAAACTGGCATCCCGCAGCCAGGATCTCATTCCAAGGGTTTCTCTATACTTATCCAAGATGAGGTCATGTGTGCAGAGTTCAGCCATGATCTCTACATATGGGGAGGAAGACAGCGAAGAGATTCTTATACGAGCCACAGAACTTCTAAACTTGTTGAAAGTGCCCAGTGTGGCACAGTTTGTTCTTACTCCTCCTTCTGAAGTTTCCAAGCCAAGTTTCCACCGTGATCCATCTTCTTCCTTGCCGCTTGCCATTCGTACCTCAAGTTATTTGTTGCTGACAGAGAAGACATTGCCTGGATAA